One Setaria italica strain Yugu1 chromosome II, Setaria_italica_v2.0, whole genome shotgun sequence DNA segment encodes these proteins:
- the LOC101754135 gene encoding uncharacterized protein LOC101754135, whose protein sequence is MSSPAAAVLVSNGAVSPRAPPSAAAFLEATPGAYTTARGSLLWWPRHLRRLAESATLLARSHPHLLGLPRPRSLDSFFSETPIHALVNPSVRLAVREMRSRMLTVKEDDLALTALIRGGDSVSSDGLDVFVHVGTYTPPVFGDSGARVAVAGTGRDAAAAKYAPWARMRKSMEKMRPPGVTELLLTNDGDHILEGSVTNFFVVCQKEEHQRKEPFTVQTLENKFEVQTAPISDGILPGIIRQIVIEVCNDIGIPVREISPSWSKHELWQEAFVTSGLRLVQHVESVQVPLLWEDIQSKTWSDVSWAVKQFQGAGCITTRIQTEILKRARTEEYDINNLL, encoded by the exons atgtcgtcgccggcggcggcggtgctcgtcAGCAACGGCGCCGTCTCCCCGCGCGCtcccccttccgccgccgccttcctcgagGCCACCCCGGGGGCCTACACCACCGCCCGCGGCAGCCTCCTCTGGTggccccgccacctccgccgcctcgcggaATCCGCCACCCTCCTCGCCCGCTCCCACCCTCACCTTCTCGGACTCCCTCGACCGCGCTCCCTCGACTCGTTCTTCTCCGAAACGCCCATCCATGCTCTCGTCAACCCCTCCGTGCGGCTCGCCGTTCGCGAGATGCGCAGCAGGATGCTCACGGTAAAGGAGGACGATCTGGCGCTCACGGCCCTGATCAGAGGAGGCGATTCCGTTTCCAGCGATGGCCTCGACGTCTTTGTCCACGTGGGGACGTATACCCCTccggtcttcggagattcgggGGCCAGAGTTGCCGTGGCCGGCACGGggagggacgccgccgccgccaagtaCGCGCCTTGGGCCAG GATGCGGAAGAGTATGGAAAAGATGAGGCCTCCTGGGGTCACAGAGCTTTTGTTGACTAATGATGGGGATCACATTCTTGAAGGCTCTGTCACGAACTTCTTTGTTGTCTGCCAAAAG GAGGAACATCAGAGGAAAGAACCTTTTACTGTTCAAACATTGGAAAACAAGTTTGAAGTGCAAACAGCTCCAATAAGTGATGGAATTCTCCCTGGAATCATTCGTCAGATAGTGATAGA GGTGTGCAATGATATTGGAATCCCAGTACGAGAGATCTCTCCATCATGGTCCAAGCATGAACTCTGGCAAGAAGCCTTTGTTACAA GTGGCTTAAGGcttgtccaacatgtggagtCAGTTCAAGTACCTTTATTGTGGGAGGACATACAATCAAAAACCTGGAGCGATGTATCTTGGGCGGTGAAACAATTTCAG GGTGCTGGATGCATTACCACCCGAATTCAG ACAGAAATATTGAAGAGAGCAAGAACAGAGGAATATGACATCAACAATCTCCTATGA
- the LOC101755491 gene encoding wall-associated receptor kinase 2: MATPSQPQLLQHILALLAAAGALMVQAAAIAEQHDLPIALPGCPDKCGDISIPFPFGMKPGCFREGFQVTCDQSFQPPRAFLGEGDGRSAKKLTLYSYFSVSKTGKISLQYPKNNLSASLVELIDISVAKNEARAYGAVASACSMNATAGLSKTRITTLLARGMGTAEGPFLVSPARNVLIGVGLESMPSVSRFDFNTLRSTEDDYLVSCSSSIMGDLQLPSNGSCSGHGCCQASLPERHPLTGVMVTTPPNTLNNTMWMTNPCTFAMVVEHSWYNFSTADLYGNTSNKFPRGVPFVVDFAIRKARCPAEDQQPPLDYACTSGNSSCADVTNGYICKCLEHYEGNPYIPNGCQDIDECKFPDLYPCSSDGTCKNRLSGYDCPCKPGMKGDGKAGTCQPIFSRVAKIVVGVIGGFVVMAAFLFLILLHKEKRKMREFYQKNGGPILEKAKIIKLFKKKELKGILKSKNLIGKGCFGEVYKGILDNDLVAVKKPINGNVLENEQFANEVIIQSQVIHKNIVRLIGCCLEVDIPMLVYEFLPKGNLEDILHGNKNVVPLNMDVRLSIAAQSADGLAYMHSKTSNKILHGDVKPANILLDENFMPKISDFGISRLIARDKEHAENVIGDRSYMDPVYMQTGLLTEKSDVYSFGVVILELICRKKTTYSDNNNLVRNFLETQKEGRVAKLFDNEIALTSNLELLHSLARIAMECLNLDVDQRPSMSEVAERLLLLSRSHNP, from the exons ATGGCCACGCCCTCGCAACCCCAGCTGCTGCAGCACATCCTAGCCCTCCTTGCAGCAGCAGGGGCTCTCATGGTCCAGGCTGCCGCCATTGCCGAGCAACATGACCTGCCGATCGCACTTCCTGGCTGTCCGGACAAGTGCGGCGACATCAGCATCCCCTTCCCATTCGGTATGAAGCCCGGTTGCTTCCGAGAGGGCTTCCAGGTCACCTGCGACCAGTCCTTCCAGCCCCCTCGCGCCTTCCTTGGTGAAGGCGACGGAAGATCAGCCAAGAAGTTGACCCTCTACTCCTACTTCTCAGTGTCCAAGACAGGTAAAATTTCTCTGCAATACCCAAAGAATAACCTAAGTGCCTCGCTGGTGGAGCTCATCGACATATCAGTCGCCAAGAATGAGGCTCGGGCATACGGCGCAGTGGCTTCTGCCTGCAGCATGAACGCCACCGCCGGGTTATCGAAGACGAGGATAACCACCTTGTTGGCACGCGGCATGGGCACGGCGGAGGGCCCATTCCTCGTGTCGCCGGCGCGCAACGTCCTCATCGGCGTTGGCCTTGAGAGTATGCCTTCGGTGTCAAGGTTTGACTTCAACACCTTACGGTCGACAGAGGATGACTACCTCGTCTCCTGCAGCTCGTCCATCATGGGAGACCTGCAGCTCCCGTCCAACGGGTCGTGCTCTGGGCATGGCTGCTGCCAGGCCTCCCTGCCGGAAAGGCACCCGCTCACCGGTGTCATGGTTACCACGCCCCCCAACACTCTGAATAACACTATGTGGATGACCAATCCGTGCACCTTCGCTATGGTGGTGGAGCACTCATGGTACAACTTCTCCACGGCGGACCTGTACGGTAACACCAGCAACAAGTTCCCCAGGGGTGTGCCCTTTGTGGTCGACTTCGCCATCAGGAAGGCTAGATGCCCGGCGGAAGACCAGCAGCCACCTCTTGACTATGCGTGCACCAGTGGCAACAGCTCTTGTGCTGACGTGACCAATGGCTACATCTGCAAGTGCTTGGAGCACTACGAGGGCAACCCTTACATCCCTAATGGGTGCCAAG ACATCGACGAATGCAAGTTCCCGGATTTGTATCCTTGCTCAAGTGATGGGACATGTAAGAATAGACTTTCGGGGTATGATTGTCCATGCAAACCCGGAATGAAAGGCGATGGCAAAGCAGGAACATGCCAACCCATATTCTCCCGAGTAGCAAAGATTGTTGTAG GTGTTATAGGTGGATTTGTTGTCATGGCAGCTTTCTTGTTCCTCATTCTTCTTCacaaagagaaaaggaagatGAGGGAGTTCTACCAAAAGAACGGCGGGCCTATATTGGAGAAAGCAAAGATTATAAAGCTTTTCAAAAAGAAAGAGCTTAAGGGAATTTTAAAGAGTAAAAATTTAATTGGAAAAGGTTGCTTTGGTGAAGTTTACAAGGGCATTCTTGATAATGATTTGGTTGCAGTAAAGAAGCCGATAAATGGTAATGTGCTGGAGAATGAACAATTTGCAAATGAAGTCATCATCCAATCTCAAGTCATCCACAAGAACATTGTTCGGCTAATAGGTTGTTGCCTAGAAGTTGATATCCCCATGCTTGTTTATGAGTTCCTCCCCAAAGGTAACCTTGAAGATATTCTTCACGGCAACAAGAATGTAGTGCCTCTCAATATGGATGTGCGTTTGAGTATTGCTGCACAGTCAGCGGACGGTCTAGCTTATATGCACTCAAAAACCAGTAACAAAATCCTACATGGTGATGTTAAGCCGGCAAATATACTCTTGGATGAGAACTTCATGCCAAAGATCTCAGACTTTGGCATATCGAGACTGATTGCAAGGGATAAAGAACATGCAGAAAATGTCATCGGTGATAGGAGTTACATGGATCCAGTATATATGCAAACAGGACTTCTAACAGAAAAAAGTGATGTGTACAGTTTTGGAGTTGTGATCTTAGAACTTATATGTAGGAAAAAGACCACATATTCTGACAATAATAACTTAGTAAGGAATTTTCTTGAAACTCAGAAAGAGGGGAGGGTAGCCAAGTTATTTGACAATGAAATTGCACTTACAAGCAATTTAGAGCTTCTTCATAGTTTGGCAAGGATCGCTATGGAATGTCTTAACCTCGACGTGGATCAGAGACCATCAATGTCTGAGGTAGCAGAGCGCCTTCTCTTACTAAGCCGGTCTCATAACCCGTAA
- the LOC101753731 gene encoding glycine-rich RNA-binding protein RZ1C gives MAEEKVGRIFVGGLSWDTTEGTLTRTFGQYGKVIDAQVVVERDTGRSRGFGFVTFSEPRAVDAAIRGMHNGELDGRNISVNKAQPRNADDGYGYGGGGGGGGGGGGGYSSGARGGYRSGGDVVPAASDDCFKCGRPGHWARECPYSDGGGRTGRYSPASRYGGGTGGRGDRFGGSDRFARYDDDRYDGGRYMDSRDTYYGAGRDRYASDRYAPAADRYSGDRYGGGADRYASSGFARERSYERDGGRSSGGYYRDDSRSSGGYGRGGSRVGGGAAGPARFGGSYRDRPAPYDRPSRGAGARAYDDRY, from the exons ATGGCGGAGGAGAAGGTGGGCCGGATCTTCGTGGGCGGTCTGTCGTGGGACACCACGGAGGGCACGCTCACGCGCACCTTCGGCCAGTACGGCAAGGTCATCGACGCACAG GTTGTAGTGGAAAGGGACACAGGCCGCTCCAGGGGATTTGGATTTGTCACATTTTCAGAACCTCGAGCTGTGGATGCTGCCATTCGGGGAATGCATAATGGAGAACTGGATGGTCGAAATATCTCTGTGAACAAAGCTCAACCTAGGAATGCTGATGATGGCTATGGctatggtggcggtggcggcggtggtggtggtggaggtggtggttaCTCATCTGGTGCCAGAGGTGGATATCGCAGTGGAGGTGATGTAGTTCCAGCTGCGAGTGATGATTGCTTCAAATGTGGCCGCCCTGGACATTGGGCTCGTGAATGTCCTTATTCAGATGGAGGTGGTAGAACTGGAAGGTACTCTCCCGCTTCAAGATACGGTGGTGGCACTGGGGGACGTGGTGATCGCTTTGGCGGATCAGATCGTTTTGCTCGGTATGATGATGATCGATATGATGGTGGGCGCTACATGGACAGCAGGGATACATATTATGGTGCTGGGCGTGATCGTTATGCTAGTGATCGGTATGCACCAGCAGCAGATCGCTATTCCGGTGACAGGTATGGTGGTGGTGCAGATCGTTATGCATCAAGTGGCTTTGCCAGGGAAAGAAGCTATGAAAGAGATGGTGGGCGGTCCAGCGGAGGTTACTACCGTGATGATTCTAGGAGCAGTGGTGGATATGGCAGAGGTGGTTCACGTGTAGGGGGTGGTGCTGCTGGGCCTGCTCGCTTTGGTGGCAGTTACCGTGATAGACCCGCCCCCTATGACCGTCCTAGCAGGGGAGCTGGAGCTCGTGCTTATGATGATCGCTATTGA